A DNA window from Calliphora vicina chromosome 1, idCalVici1.1, whole genome shotgun sequence contains the following coding sequences:
- the DCAF12 gene encoding DDB1- and CUL4-associated factor 12 homolog yields the protein MFNGMVQTIRNSVVGTYPSCHVNSRLDERRAKARALRAERRRKPDKPDDFVTYEDSGSDEETPQQQEEVLNTSYNIFDFIRSRENGLSERRNFNFEQTSRYVLTHDMLRETQINLGYINKVFCSKWLSNRQVIFGTKCNKLLVYDVNMRRVDAIPTLSTNRANHAEVQGGLHAIEINPSRTYMATGARNSADVAIYRLPTLDPVCVGENGHRDLIMGMCWLDDQFLVSGSKDSRMALWRINEDHMEFPDGGKESCPTFATINPLCVRDCRTAQRIRSLCFNKEFREIAALSLNGYIHVFNAETFKQKLSRKLPNCQDNVSIAYHSDGLYAIGCRSYTILLDTRTLQTIKKITSRYSGCGIRATSFEGNLLTVGTGLGMLLFYDIRAGKYLESSVNASRTVTLKCSKGIVYPEDEMDGFNVKYVPAIYTHCYDSTGMRLFAAGGPLPATLVGNYAGVWQ from the exons atgttCAATGGCATGGTACAGACCATACGAAATAGTGTCGTAGGCACGTATCCCTCCTGTCATGTAAATTCTCGTCTGGATGAACGTAGAGCCAAGGCAAGAGCTTTGAGGGCAGAGCGTAGACGTAAGCCGGATAAGCCAGATGATTTTGTAACTTATGAAGATTCTGGTAGTGATGAAGAGACACCCCAACAACAAGAGGAAGTATTGAATACTTCATACAATATTTTCGACTTTATAAGAAGCAGGGAGAATGGATTAAGTGAG AGACGTAATTTCAATTTCGAGCAAACAAGTCGTTATGTTTTGACTCATGATATGTTAAGGGAGACCCAAATCAATTTGGGCTACATAAATAAGGTTTTTTGCTCCAAGTGGCTAAGTAATCGTCAAGTTATATTTGGTACCAAATGCAATAAG CTTCTTGTATATGATGTTAATATGCGTCGTGTGGACGCAATTCCTACTTTATCAACGAATCGTGCAAACCATGCTGAAGTTCAGGGAGGTCTACATGCGATAGAAATTAATCCGAGTCGTACTTATATGGCAACAGGAGCTCGAAATTCCGCTGATGTTGCCATTTATCGTTTGCCTACATTGGACCCGGTGTGTGTGGGCGAGAATGGCCATCGTGATCTAATCATGGGCATGTGCTGGTTAGATGATCAGTTTTTGGTGTCTGGTTCCAAAGATTCACGAATGGCCTTATGGCGTATAAATGAAGATCATATGGAATTTCCAGATGGTGGCAAAGAATCATGTCCCACATTTGCTACGATAAATCCATTGTGCGTACGAGATTGTCGTACTGCCCAAAGG atTCGTTCACTTTGTTTTAACAAAGAATTTCGTGAGATTGCTGCTCTATCCTTGAACGGTTACATTCATGTCTTCAATGCTGAAACATTCAAACAAAAACTATCACGCAAACTGCCAAATTGTCAAGACAATGTTAGTATAGCATACCATAGTGATGGTCTCTATGCTATAGGTTGTCGTTCATATACAATACTACTGGATACAAGAACATTACAG ACAATAAAAAAGATTACCTCGCGATACAGTGGTTGTGGTATTAGGGCCACATCGTTTGAGGGCAACCTTTTAACGGTGGGTACCGGTCTGGGCATGCTATTGTTCTATGATATACGTGCTGGTAAATATTTGGAAAGTAGCGTTAACGCTTCACGTACGGTAACATTAAAATGTAGTAAAGGGATAGTg TATCCAGAGGATGAAATGGATGGATTTAATGTTAAATATGTTCCCGCTATTTATACACACTGTTATGATAGTACTGGTATGCGTTTATTTGCAGCTGGTGGTCCCTTGCCAGCCACTTTAGTTGGAAATTATGCGGGTGTTTGGCAATAG
- the Dlip2 gene encoding uncharacterized protein Dlip2, with translation MTLRACIYKNCENYINLKDRSINKDIKLFSFPKNPERRQKWMELGKVPSNQPASMYYFCSEHFDKKFFAINNVRTVLVGDALPYPYVESEVDETYEDSGNNLDYYLYEMKRDNESSERQQFQDEQDLHVESTTMINELQEDFHDENFSINLDEPESDECIIFTDEEKSAHEMTITNSRKRKLYNMILQTQASSSISKILKTSPLQKPLRKSTEKLNLISPQLNATNSIQTQQSPINSRETNKEEINGGQLIDVEHVTTFIFKGEEYVQMPKEHYITEKMELMKKLKKMENTVRTIKEHLNSLDF, from the coding sequence atgaCTTTGCGGGCTTGTATctataaaaattgtgaaaactatattaatttaaaagatcGATCAATAAACAAGGATATTAAACTGTTTAGTTTCCCTAAGAATCCAGAAAGACGACAAAAATGGATGGAATTAGGAAAGGTGCCTTCAAATCAACCCGCCTCAATGTACTATTTTTGTTCggaacattttgataaaaaattcttTGCTATAAACAACGTGCGAACCGTATTAGTGGGAGATGCGTTACCTTATCCATACGTAGAATCCGAAGTTGATGAAACTTATGAAGACTCTGGCAATAATTTGGACTACTATCTATACGAAATGAAGAGGGACAATGAAAGCTCCGAGAGGCAACAGTTTCAGGATGAACAAGATTTACATGTGGAATCGACAACTATGATCAATGAGCTTCAAGAAGATTTTCATGATGaaaatttttccattaatttGGATGAACCCGAGTCTGATGAATGTATTATCTTTACAGACGAGGAAAAGTCTGCTCATGAAATGACTATTACAAATAGTAGGAAAAGAAAGCTGTACAATATGATTCTTCAAACACAGGCATCttcatcaatttcaaaaattttaaaaacttctcCATTGCAAAAACCTTTACGGAAATCCActgaaaagttaaatttaatatctcCCCAGCTAAATGCAACAAACTCAATACAAACTCAACAATCTCCAATTAATAGCAGGGAAACAAATAAAGAGGAAATAAATGGAGGTCAACTGATTGATGTAGAACATGTAACTACTTTTATATTTAAGGGCGAAGAATATGTGCAAATGCCTAAAGAGCATTATATTACAGAAAAAATGGAACTAAtgaaaaaattgaagaaaatggaAAATACAGTAAGGACCATTAAGGAACATTTAAATTCCTTAGATTTTTAA